Proteins found in one Paraburkholderia caballeronis genomic segment:
- the frc gene encoding formyl-CoA transferase: MSKPLEGIKIIDFTHVQAGPACTQLLAWFGADVIKVERPGAGDVTRSQLRDIPDADALYFTMLNSNKRSLTLDTKTQQGKEVLEKLIRESDVMVENFGPGALDRMGFTWARIQELNPGMILASVKGFSEGHHFEDLKVYENVAQCAGGAASTTGWWKGENSGPTISAAALGDSNTGMHLAIGILTAYVGRLKTGKGQKVAVSMQDAVLNLCRVKMRDQLRLDRVGYLEEYPQYPHEMQYFEDKVVPRGGNAGGGGQPGWILKCKGWETDPNAYIYFTVQGHAWDPICDALGRPEWKTDPAYTTAKARQPHIDEIFATIEDFIKDKTKFEAVDIFRKYDIPCAPVLSMKELLHDESLRKSGSIVEVPHKVRGSYYTIGSPIKFSDLKPEVSASPLLGEHTDEVLAGLGYTPQQIAELREIRAV; encoded by the coding sequence ATGAGCAAACCCCTCGAAGGCATCAAGATCATCGACTTCACGCATGTGCAAGCCGGTCCCGCCTGCACGCAACTGCTCGCCTGGTTCGGCGCGGACGTGATCAAGGTCGAGCGTCCCGGCGCAGGCGACGTGACGCGCAGCCAGTTGCGCGACATCCCCGACGCCGACGCGCTGTACTTCACCATGCTCAACAGCAACAAGCGTTCGCTGACGCTCGACACGAAGACGCAGCAAGGCAAGGAAGTGCTGGAGAAGCTGATCCGCGAATCGGACGTGATGGTCGAGAACTTCGGTCCCGGCGCGCTCGACCGCATGGGCTTCACGTGGGCGCGCATCCAGGAACTCAACCCGGGCATGATCCTCGCATCGGTGAAGGGTTTCTCCGAAGGCCACCATTTCGAGGACCTCAAGGTCTACGAGAACGTCGCGCAATGCGCGGGCGGCGCGGCGTCGACCACCGGCTGGTGGAAAGGCGAGAATTCCGGCCCGACGATTTCGGCCGCCGCGCTCGGCGACTCGAATACCGGCATGCACCTCGCGATCGGCATCCTCACCGCGTACGTCGGCCGCCTGAAAACCGGCAAGGGGCAGAAGGTCGCCGTGTCGATGCAGGACGCCGTGCTCAACCTGTGCCGCGTGAAGATGCGCGACCAGCTGCGCCTCGATCGCGTCGGGTATCTCGAAGAGTACCCGCAGTACCCGCACGAGATGCAGTACTTCGAAGACAAGGTGGTGCCGCGCGGCGGCAACGCCGGCGGCGGCGGCCAGCCGGGCTGGATCCTGAAGTGCAAGGGCTGGGAAACCGATCCGAACGCGTACATCTACTTCACGGTCCAGGGGCACGCGTGGGACCCGATCTGCGACGCGCTCGGCAGGCCGGAGTGGAAGACCGATCCGGCCTACACGACCGCGAAGGCGCGTCAGCCGCACATCGACGAGATCTTCGCCACGATCGAGGACTTCATCAAGGACAAGACCAAGTTCGAAGCGGTCGACATCTTCCGCAAGTACGACATTCCGTGCGCGCCGGTGCTGTCGATGAAGGAACTGCTGCATGACGAGTCGCTGCGCAAGAGCGGTTCCATCGTCGAAGTGCCGCACAAGGTGCGCGGCAGCTACTACACCATCGGCAGCCCGATCAAGTTCTCGGACCTGAAGCCGGAAGTGAGCGCGTCGCCGCTGCTCGGCGAGCACACCGACGAGGTGCTGGCCGGCCTCGGCTACACGCCGCAGCAGATCGCGGAGCTGCGCGAAATCCGCGCGGTCTGA
- the oxc gene encoding oxalyl-CoA decarboxylase, producing MAEVVGIIEPQLSPAPEAQPTTDGFHLVIDALKLNDIDTIYGLVGIPITDLARLAQAEGLRFIGFRHEQNAGNAAAIAGYMTKKPGICLTVSAPGFLNGLTALANATTNCFPMILISGSSEREIVDLQQGDYEEMDQLNAARPYAKAAYRVLHAEDIGIGIARAIRAAVSGRPGGVYLDLPAKLLAQTIDAVKGQQSLVKVIDAAPRQIPAPDAVKRALDVLKGAKRPLILLGKGAAYAQADREIRELVERTGIPYLPMSMAKGLLPDTHEQSASAARSFVLAEADVVVLIGARLNWLLSHGKGKTWGAANGPKQFVQIDIAPTEIDSNVAIAAPVIGDIGSCVGSLLDGIDASFPKPSSEWLGAIAERKNRNLEKMAATLAKNPSPMNFHSALRAIRDVLKEHPDINVVNEGANTLDYARAVIDMYLPRKRFDSGTWGIMGIGMGFSVGAAVTSGKQVVAIEGDSAFGFSGMELETICRYNLPVCTIVFNNNGVYRGTDVNPTGGADVAPTVFVKNARYDRMIEAFGGVGYHATTPEELTKALKEAIASGKPTLINAAIDEAAGTESGRLTNLNPQSAAMKK from the coding sequence ATGGCAGAAGTAGTTGGGATCATCGAACCGCAGCTCAGCCCTGCGCCCGAAGCACAGCCGACGACCGACGGCTTTCACCTGGTCATCGACGCGCTGAAACTGAACGATATCGACACGATCTACGGTCTGGTCGGTATCCCCATCACCGATCTCGCCCGCCTCGCGCAGGCGGAAGGCCTGCGCTTCATCGGCTTCCGGCACGAGCAGAACGCCGGCAACGCCGCGGCCATTGCCGGGTACATGACGAAGAAACCCGGCATCTGTCTCACTGTATCCGCGCCGGGTTTCCTGAACGGCTTGACCGCGCTCGCGAACGCGACGACCAACTGTTTCCCGATGATCCTCATCAGCGGCTCCAGCGAGCGCGAGATCGTCGACCTGCAGCAGGGCGACTACGAAGAGATGGATCAGCTGAACGCCGCCAGGCCGTATGCGAAGGCCGCGTATCGCGTGCTGCACGCGGAGGACATCGGCATCGGCATCGCGCGTGCGATCCGTGCGGCGGTGTCCGGCCGTCCGGGCGGCGTGTATCTGGACCTGCCCGCGAAGCTGCTCGCGCAGACGATCGACGCGGTGAAAGGCCAGCAGTCGCTCGTGAAGGTGATCGACGCCGCGCCGCGCCAGATTCCCGCGCCCGACGCGGTGAAGCGCGCGCTCGACGTGCTGAAGGGCGCGAAGCGTCCGCTGATCCTGCTCGGCAAGGGCGCTGCCTATGCGCAGGCCGACCGCGAGATCCGCGAGCTGGTCGAGCGCACCGGCATTCCGTATCTGCCGATGTCGATGGCGAAGGGCCTGCTGCCCGACACGCACGAGCAGTCCGCGTCGGCCGCGCGCTCGTTCGTGCTCGCGGAGGCGGACGTCGTCGTGCTGATCGGCGCGCGCCTGAACTGGCTGCTGTCGCACGGCAAGGGCAAGACGTGGGGCGCGGCGAACGGGCCGAAGCAGTTCGTGCAGATCGACATCGCGCCGACCGAGATCGACAGCAACGTCGCGATCGCCGCGCCGGTGATCGGCGACATCGGCTCGTGCGTCGGCTCGCTGCTCGACGGCATCGACGCGAGTTTCCCGAAGCCGTCGTCGGAATGGCTCGGCGCGATCGCGGAGCGCAAGAACAGGAACCTCGAAAAGATGGCCGCGACGCTCGCGAAGAACCCGTCGCCGATGAACTTCCATAGCGCGCTGCGCGCGATCCGCGACGTGCTGAAAGAGCATCCGGACATCAACGTCGTGAACGAAGGCGCGAACACGCTCGACTATGCGCGCGCGGTGATCGACATGTACCTGCCGCGCAAGCGTTTCGACTCCGGCACGTGGGGAATCATGGGCATCGGCATGGGTTTCTCGGTCGGCGCGGCGGTGACGAGCGGCAAGCAGGTCGTCGCGATCGAAGGTGACAGCGCGTTCGGCTTCAGCGGCATGGAGCTGGAAACGATCTGCCGCTACAACCTGCCGGTCTGCACGATCGTGTTCAACAACAACGGCGTCTATCGCGGCACCGATGTGAACCCGACCGGCGGCGCGGACGTCGCGCCGACCGTGTTCGTGAAGAACGCGCGCTACGACAGGATGATCGAGGCGTTCGGCGGCGTCGGTTATCACGCGACGACGCCGGAGGAACTGACGAAGGCGCTGAAGGAGGCGATCGCATCGGGCAAGCCCACGCTGATCAACGCCGCGATCGACGAAGCAGCCGGCACCGAAAGCGGCCGTCTGACGAACCTGAATCCGCAAAGCGCGGCGATGAAGAAATAA